A single Thunnus thynnus chromosome 6, fThuThy2.1, whole genome shotgun sequence DNA region contains:
- the prdm2a gene encoding PR domain zinc finger protein 2 has translation MEDSPHLYISEFGDSEDIEEDEEDIYQEESNMEPDTPNSLNADLHEHPGQDTESGWDSFPCQHCKRHFTSKQGLERHMHIHTLANNEAQAYKSNKSIISFGSNLGQLQHEKMKPLDSEGSVTQPHTSSPTSSNTSILSAGENIAQPDKQGVLEGHHACKYCEKIFTTHTNKRRHERRIHEQHLQHTEKTQLPQEESLQRIISATSQEETELSENTAPAAVVENEGEHTEQYMLDVSSNISENLSFYIDGKIVSTSTVSSCEAAEVHSGSSTLVGLDALILDPTQISQVLNPDSVTGKEIPGQPVAKRRTATPPLLPQIKTELESEVVVSSSSSSLVSSLIENLLPQNTESTVVQKERTVFLSPKLKQLLEKQDGLKPTLALITDGQKPCSPVSLSVLPAGTGRFKRRTGSPQSSPQQNPTTNEETPMPDTGDCDAVSVGQTETQHSSPVHQTANEKDNATVFVEEPAVNAVLTESWPPMTGGNSCNQQPLDLSNTVKRNEDEALADAVLDLSLQKRSLDESELPSNLVLQAVLKEGRSNTSMAEKALMDIAEQNISLGNPETPLVTDFAIVTGSDMVTPVESVGEGLVYGLALPSSSLTPSSASLTSVALQPASPCTIAFASPASHTVLPTAPSLITVLAPPPPISNPSSQPIQVLAPNISPEPLVICTENALNSSECDLTTAFTTANSANLVALSQPLDPTLNLPGHVFLTDQIALNPPLVESTPVSDVPFTPTVTLNDSLINSYNITSNTVLIECTIALEGPGSVVPAAITLQENTAEPPAPTQMVVNHIEEQQIVSVPSPPTADPTILVSSIAESVTLSTTTSLISDCPTVGESNPDPELVVKSEPPTTKEEEPADVSVSPPETSKSETSHPSEKADEEESSGSSPSDAQQQTFTKNFICNVCDKLFHSMKELGHHVGDHADEWPYKCEFCVLLFGKPSALLDHRSSLHGVGKTYVCSACTKDFVYLCNLKQHQEELHPGQQCTYTEEEKGKLRPQNYNNSTKVNTEPSEPDASEEPKKLVKKEESEVDMAAEELFTTIKIMASDGGKLKGPDVRLGINQHYPSFKPPPFPYHNRSPAGSLASATNFTTHNIPQTFSTAIRCTKCGKSFDNMPELHKHILACANASDKRRYTPKKNPIPLRHFAKTQNGVLSTTNSTNEFNASNRASQSNRSKPHQESPVKMKFKVLNKRKKKLVQRVMPQRNKSAPSSNKVSSSQVNEQQEIFVCPHCSREFTMRRSRTKHMAVCPKKPKEVKKRKEGGISVTKENDGHLRRGVSHVEEKQVSPQHKTRLQTSGHAKRPAILPVQTVFSNKRSKIIIKESTQPKTETPTLNELPIARTFNPSMRQYTRVQHNVKGIPIKITIVKPQQAEPQKDELPPAPSREEATGAITSSSEQSASA, from the coding sequence ATGGAGGACTCTCCTCACTTGTACATCTCTGAGTTTGGAGACAGTGAGGATATagaggaggacgaggaagaCATTTATCAAGAGGAAAGTAACATGGAACCAGACACACCTAATTCACTTAATGCAGATCTTCATGAACATCCTGGCCAGGATACTGAGAGTGGCTGGGACTCTTTTCCCTGTCAGCACTGTAAGAGACATTTTACCAGTAAACAAGGCTTGGAACGACACATGCACATCCACACTTTGGCAAACAACGAGGCACAGGCATACAAAAGCAATAAGAGCATCATATCTTTTGGTTCAAATTTAGGTCAGCTGCAGCATGAAAAGATGAAGCCTTTGGATTCAGAAGGCTCAGTCACGCAGCCTCATACTTCATCCCCCACAAGCTCTAATACTTCCATTTTGTCGGCTGGAGAAAACATTGCTCAGCCAGACAAACAGGGAGTATTAGAGGGGCATCATGCTTGTAAGTACTGTGAAAAAATATTCACCACTCATACCAACAAGCGACGACATGAGCGCAGGATCCACGAGCAGCATCtgcaacacacagaaaaaaccCAGCTGCCCCAGGAGGAAAGTCTTCAGAGGATTATCAGTGCAACATCGCAAGAGGAAACAGAGCTCAGTGAAAATACAGCACCTGCAGCTGTTGTGGAGAATGAAGGGGAGCACACAGAACAGTACATGCTAGATGTCTCTAGCAATATTTCAGAGAATCTCAGCTTTTACATAGACGGAAAGATAGTGTCAACGAGTACAGTCAGTAGCTGTGAAGCAGCTGAGGTTCATTCTGGGTCTTCAACTTTAGTCGGACTGGATGCCTTGATTCTAGACCCCACCCAAATCAGCCAGGTTTTAAATCCAGATTCAGTCACAGGTAAAGAAATACCTGGTCAGCCAGTGGCCAAGAGAAGAACTGCGACACCACCTCTTTTACCAcaaattaaaactgaactgGAGTCTGAGGTAGTCGTGTCTTCATCCTCATCGTCACTTGTGTCTTCTTTAATAGAGAATCTACTTCCTCAGAATACAGAGTCTACAGTTGTGCAGAAGGAAAGGACCGTGTTTCTGTCCCCTAAGCTGAAGCAGCTCCTGGAGAAGCAGGATGGCCTTAAACCCACACTCGCCCTCATCACAGATGGCCAAAAGCCTTGttcacctgtctctctgtctgtcctgccTGCCGGAACAGGAAGGTTTAAAAGAAGGACTGGATCTCCACAAAGCTCTCCACAGCAAAATCCAACAACTAACGAGGAAACGCCAATGCCAGATACGGGAGATTGTGATGCTGTAAGTGTAGGACAGACGGAGACTCAGCATAGCTCACCTGTGCACCAAACAGCCAATGAGAAGGATAACGCAACTGTATTTGTAGAGGAACCAGCAGTGAATGCTGTCTTAACAGAGAGCTGGCCCCCTATGACTGGTGGTAATTCCTGTAACCAGCAACCACTGGATCTCTCCAATACAGTCAAAAGAAATGAAGATGAAGCTTTGGCCGATGCCGTGCTGGATTTAAGTTTGCAAAAAAGGAGCCTAGATGAATCTGAGCTGCCATCAAATTTAGTTTTACAGGCAGTTTTGAAAGAAGGAAGATCGAATACAAGCATGGCGGAGAAGGCCTTAATGGATATTGCAGAGCAAAATATAAGCCTAGGGAATCCTGAGACCCCTTTAGTCACAGACTTCGCGATAGTTACAGGATCAGATATGGTGACCCCCGTGGAGTCTGTTGGGGAAGGACTTGTTTATGGGCTTGCACTTCCCTCCAGTTCCCTCACTCCATCATCTGCCTCCCTTACCTCTGTTGCCTTGCAGCCAGCTTCACCGTGCACTATAGCATTTGCTTCCCCAGCCTCACACACAGTGCTCCCCACTGCTCCTTCATTAATTACAGTTCTGGCACCACCACCGCCCATTTCTAACCCTTCAAGCCAACCAATCCAAGTATTAGCTCCAAATATATCTCCTGAGCCCTTGGTAATCTGCACAGAAAATGCATTAAATTCCTCAGAGTGTGATTTAACTACTGCATTTACCACTGCGAATTCTGCAAACCTTGTCGCTCTCTCACAACCCCTTGACCCGACTCTAAATCTACCTGGCCACGTGTTTCTCACCGATCAAATTGCCCTCAACCCCCCTTTAGTTGAATCCACTCCTGTGTCAGACGTGCCATTCACACCCACTGTAACTTTAAATGATTCCCTCATTAACTCTTACAACATTACAAGCAACACTGTGTTGATAGAGTGCACAATAGCTCTTGAAGGCCCAGGGAGTGTTGTCCCTGCTGCAATTACCTTACAAGAAAACACTGCTGAGCCTCCAGCACCTACGCAGATGGTTGTTAATCACATAGAAGAGCAACAGATTGTATCAGTACCCAGCCCTCCAACTGCGGATCCCACTATTCTTGTGTCCTCCATCGCAGAATCAGTGACTCTGTCCACCACCACCTCACTGATATCTGATTGTCCTACAGTAGGTGAATCAAATCCTGACCCAGAACTGGTTGTTAAATCAGAGCCACCAACCACAAAAGAGGAGGAACCTGCTGACGTTTCTGTTTCCCCACCCGAAACTTCTAAATCTGAAACCTCACACCCTTCTGAGAAAGCTGACGAGGAAGAATCCTCAGGTAGTTCACCTAGCGATGCACAACAGCAGACTTTCACCAAGAACTTCATCTGCAATGTGTGTGATAAGCTTTTCCATTCAATGAAAGAACTAGGCCATCATGTAGGTGACCATGCTGATGAATGGCCCTACAAATGTGAGTTCTGCGTGCTGCTCTTTGGTAAGCCATCCGCTCTGCTTGACCATCGATCAAGCCTCCACGGTGTCGGCAAGACTTATGTTTGCAGTGCATGTACAAAAGACTTTGTCTACCTTTGCAATCTGAAACAGCATCAGGAAGAATTACATCCCGGTCAGCAGTGTACatacacagaagaagaaaagggaaaactACGACCTCAGAACTACAACAACTCAACGAAAGTCAACACAGAGCCCTCAGAGCCTGATGCTTCAGAGGAACCCAAGAAATTGGTGAAAAAGGAAGAGAGTGAGGTGGATATGGCTGCTGAAGAACTgtttacaacaataaaaatcatGGCCTCAGATGGAGGCAAACTCAAAGGGCCTGATGTTCGACTTGGCATTAACCAGCATTATCCCAGCTTTAAGCCTCCTCCATTTCCTTACCATAACAGATCACCCGCTGGCTCACTGGCTTCAGCCACAAACTTCACTACCCACAACATCCCACAAACATTTAGTACGGCTATACGATGCACCAAGTGTGGGAAAAGCTTTGATAACATGCCAGAGCTACACAAGCACATCCTGGCTTGTGCAAACGCCAGCGATAAAAGGCGGTACACACCCAAAAAGAATCCCATCCCACTACGCCACTTTGCAAAAACTCAAAATGGAGTGCTGTCTACAACTAACTCTACTAATGAATTTAATGCTTCAAACAGAGCCAGCCAGTCAAACAGGTCCAAACCTCATCAAGAATCACCAGTAAAGATGAAGTTCAAAGTGCTgaacaaaaggaagaaaaagttGGTACAAAGGGTCATGCCTCAGAGGAACAAGTCAGCCCCTTCATCAAATAAAGTGTCATCTTCACAGGTTAATGAGCAGCAGGAGATATTTGTCTGCCCACACTGCAGCAGGGAGTTCACAATGCGTCGCAGCAGAACCAAACACATGGCGGTCTGCCCCAAGAAGCCTAAAGAggtgaagaaaaggaaagaagggGGAATCTCTGTGACCAAGGAGAACGATGGCCACCTGCGTAGAGGGGTCTCTCACGTCGAAGAGAAACAAGTCTCACCTCAGCATAAAACTAGACTCCAGACTTCTGGCCATGCTAAGAGGCCCGCCATCCTACCAGTGCAAACTGTCTTTTCAAacaaaagaagtaaaataatcataaaagaGAGCACGCAACCAAAAACTGAGACACCCACTCTGAATGAACTTCCCATTGCTCGCACTTTCAACCCCTCGATGCGCCAGTATACCAGAGTGCAGCATAACGTCAAAGGCATCCCCATTAAAATCACCATAGTGAAACCACAACAGGCCGAACCACAGAAGGATGAGCTGCCTCCCGCTCCGAGCCGAGAAGAAGCAACCGGAGCCATCACCAGCAGCTCTGAGCAGAGCGCTTCAGCTTGA